A region from the Corylus avellana chromosome ca7, CavTom2PMs-1.0 genome encodes:
- the LOC132186395 gene encoding E3 ubiquitin-protein ligase MBR2-like isoform X3 codes for MNGQVHDSHTGNGWTGQSRSSVNVQNMISFQELLGEDGWLSSADDPDGTGQRFQGRNSGPYIAPFQESTYMFPSDGQVTNEPSILQGVNSGALTQNLDLNALFESNNSDANQDMGAGLSLSLFNPDDVEADQYPPANDSSIPLVISSGLAGYVLEEDDGREGLSSEGRRVSCKRRAPEDAPRLLSLGESSSSGQQAGNSEWEAVPAQGNANSGLNVSTPLIISSNVSQTSSGPGQEESSHRTIRLRRAANPQDSIPSRILSSGTTQDSHLQSHTQPTNFFPFDHFPTSSSAATLPVNATPPEQAFVHTPISLQNLQPSPWDDLTNARPDVSSIPPVYAVNGGDTLQQQNSRNIPRNTLPVPETERGNVAQNPTEINFVNGNSNSQGNVALGSRNGTLSGIHVSSVPTGVPECNVPEQYAQTRSTTSSAGFESRGWGSHCPLYSGTSAAAREMDLSVRGGNVRPFQVYMNSDLMTRPQRQAGGYPANPSAPQSIGATYEVSRLIAEVRNAVALVRRGRALQFEDVMVIDPSVLYGVPEEDDMHEDMRLDVDNMSYEELLALEDHIGNVGIGLSEEAILANLRQRKYEFITLESPAEKEPCCICQEEYVDGDDLGKLDCGHDFHFTCVKQWLVLKNSCPICKKMALACRDTDN; via the exons ATGAATGGTCAAG TTCATGATAGCCACACTGGTAATGGCTGGACGGGTCAATCCAGGTCCAGTGTGAACGTCCAAAACATGATCAGTTTTCAGGAATTATTAGGTGAGGATGGATGGCTTTCTTCTGCTGATGATCCTGATGGAACTGGTCAAAGGTTTCAAGGAAGGAATTCTGGGCCATATATTGCTCCTTTTCAAGAGAGCACTTATATGTTCCCGAGTGATGGTCAGGTCACAAATGAGCCATCGATTTTGCAAGGGGTTAATTCTGGTGCTCTCACTCAGAACCTAGACTTAAATGCCTTGTTTGAGAGCAATAACAGTGATGCCAATCAGGATATGGGGGCAGGTTTAAGCCTGAGTCTATTCAATCCTGATGACGTAGAAGCTGATCAATATCCACCGGCCAACGATTCTTCAATTCCACTTGTAATATCTTCTGGACTTGCGGGATATGTGTTGGAAGAAGATGATGGCAGAGAGGGTCTTTCATCAGAGGGTAGGCGAGTATCCTGCAAAAGAAGAGCACCTGAAGATGCTCCTAGACTACTGTCTTTGGGTGAAAGTTCAAGCTCAGGTCAACAAGCTGGAAATTCTGAATGGGAAGCTGTTCCTGCCCAAGGAAATGCCAATAGCGGCTTGAATGTATCAACTCCTTTGATTATTTCTTCAAATGTTAGTCAGACTTCAAGTGGTCCAGGACAAGAAGAAAGTTCCCATAGAACTATTCGTCTGAGGAGAGCTGCAAATCCACAAGATTCTATACCATCTCGTATATTGTCAAGTGGGACCACACAAGATTCTCATCTACAGTCACACACTCAACCAACGAACTTTTTTCCGTTTGATCACTTTCCAACCTCAAGCTCAGCAGCAACATTACCAGTTAATGCAACTCCTCCAGAGCAGGCTTTTGTGCATACACCCATCTCTTTGCAAAATCTGCAGCCTTCCCCATGGGATGATTTGACAAATGCAAGACCTGATGTGTCTTCTATTCCTCCTGTTTATGCTGTCAATGGTGGTGATACTTTGCAGCAACAGAACTCAAGGAACATTCCTAGAAACACCCTGCCTGTTCCTGAAACTGAAAGGGGGAATGTAGCCCAGAATCCAACAGAAATTAACTTTGTCAATGGGAATTCAAACTCTCAGGGAAATGTTGCTTTGGGTTCAAGAAATGGCACTCTTTCAGGCATTCATGTCTCATCTGTGCCTACTGGGGTTCCTGAATGCAATGTACCTGAACAGTATGCACAGACTCGCTCTACCACTTCATCTGCTGGCTTTGAGTCTAGAGGGTGGGGTAGTCACTGCCCACTATATTCAGGGACTTCTGCAGCAGCACGGGAAATGGACCTTTCAGTTAGAGGTGGTAATGTAAGACCTTTTCAGGTATACATGAATTCAGATTTGATGACAAGACCTCAGAGACAAGCTGGTGGTTATCCTGCAAATCCCTCCGCACCACAGTCCATCGGTGCTACTTATGAAGTAAGCAGACTGATAGCTGAG GTTCGAAATGCCGTAGCACTTGTTCGTAGGGGTCGCGCTTTACAATTTGAG GATGTTATGGTTATTGACCCTTCAGTTTTATATGGTGTACCTGAGGAGGATGATATGCATGAAGACATGCGTCTTGATGTAGATAACATGTCTTATGAG GAATTACTGGCTTTGGAAGACCACATTGGGAATGTCGGCATTGGATTGAGCGAAGAAGCTATTCTCGCAAATTTGAGGCAGCGAAAATATGAGTTCATCACATTAGAATCTCCTGCAGAGAAAGAACCATGCTGCATTTGTCAG GAGGAATATGTTGATGGAGATGATCTTGGGAAGCTAGATTGTGGGCATGACTTTCACTTCACCTGTGTTAAACAGTGGCTAGTACTGAAGAATTCCTGCCCCATTTGCAAAAAGATGGCCCTGGCTTGTAGAGACACAGATAATTAA
- the LOC132186395 gene encoding E3 ubiquitin-protein ligase MBR2-like isoform X1, with protein sequence MNGQGSTYNSFPEGLYVDHGLDVNNPGFALNNVFPPDVAVHDSHTGNGWTGQSRSSVNVQNMISFQELLGEDGWLSSADDPDGTGQRFQGRNSGPYIAPFQESTYMFPSDGQVTNEPSILQGVNSGALTQNLDLNALFESNNSDANQDMGAGLSLSLFNPDDVEADQYPPANDSSIPLVISSGLAGYVLEEDDGREGLSSEGRRVSCKRRAPEDAPRLLSLGESSSSGQQAGNSEWEAVPAQGNANSGLNVSTPLIISSNVSQTSSGPGQEESSHRTIRLRRAANPQDSIPSRILSSGTTQDSHLQSHTQPTNFFPFDHFPTSSSAATLPVNATPPEQAFVHTPISLQNLQPSPWDDLTNARPDVSSIPPVYAVNGGDTLQQQNSRNIPRNTLPVPETERGNVAQNPTEINFVNGNSNSQGNVALGSRNGTLSGIHVSSVPTGVPECNVPEQYAQTRSTTSSAGFESRGWGSHCPLYSGTSAAAREMDLSVRGGNVRPFQVYMNSDLMTRPQRQAGGYPANPSAPQSIGATYEVSRLIAEVRNAVALVRRGRALQFEDVMVIDPSVLYGVPEEDDMHEDMRLDVDNMSYEELLALEDHIGNVGIGLSEEAILANLRQRKYEFITLESPAEKEPCCICQEEYVDGDDLGKLDCGHDFHFTCVKQWLVLKNSCPICKKMALACRDTDN encoded by the exons ATGAATGGTCAAGGTAGCACCTACAACTCATTTCCTGAAGGCCTTTATGTTGACCATGGGCTGGATGTCAACAATCCTGGGTTTGCTCTGAATAATGTGTTTCCTCCCGATGTCGCAGTTCATGATAGCCACACTGGTAATGGCTGGACGGGTCAATCCAGGTCCAGTGTGAACGTCCAAAACATGATCAGTTTTCAGGAATTATTAGGTGAGGATGGATGGCTTTCTTCTGCTGATGATCCTGATGGAACTGGTCAAAGGTTTCAAGGAAGGAATTCTGGGCCATATATTGCTCCTTTTCAAGAGAGCACTTATATGTTCCCGAGTGATGGTCAGGTCACAAATGAGCCATCGATTTTGCAAGGGGTTAATTCTGGTGCTCTCACTCAGAACCTAGACTTAAATGCCTTGTTTGAGAGCAATAACAGTGATGCCAATCAGGATATGGGGGCAGGTTTAAGCCTGAGTCTATTCAATCCTGATGACGTAGAAGCTGATCAATATCCACCGGCCAACGATTCTTCAATTCCACTTGTAATATCTTCTGGACTTGCGGGATATGTGTTGGAAGAAGATGATGGCAGAGAGGGTCTTTCATCAGAGGGTAGGCGAGTATCCTGCAAAAGAAGAGCACCTGAAGATGCTCCTAGACTACTGTCTTTGGGTGAAAGTTCAAGCTCAGGTCAACAAGCTGGAAATTCTGAATGGGAAGCTGTTCCTGCCCAAGGAAATGCCAATAGCGGCTTGAATGTATCAACTCCTTTGATTATTTCTTCAAATGTTAGTCAGACTTCAAGTGGTCCAGGACAAGAAGAAAGTTCCCATAGAACTATTCGTCTGAGGAGAGCTGCAAATCCACAAGATTCTATACCATCTCGTATATTGTCAAGTGGGACCACACAAGATTCTCATCTACAGTCACACACTCAACCAACGAACTTTTTTCCGTTTGATCACTTTCCAACCTCAAGCTCAGCAGCAACATTACCAGTTAATGCAACTCCTCCAGAGCAGGCTTTTGTGCATACACCCATCTCTTTGCAAAATCTGCAGCCTTCCCCATGGGATGATTTGACAAATGCAAGACCTGATGTGTCTTCTATTCCTCCTGTTTATGCTGTCAATGGTGGTGATACTTTGCAGCAACAGAACTCAAGGAACATTCCTAGAAACACCCTGCCTGTTCCTGAAACTGAAAGGGGGAATGTAGCCCAGAATCCAACAGAAATTAACTTTGTCAATGGGAATTCAAACTCTCAGGGAAATGTTGCTTTGGGTTCAAGAAATGGCACTCTTTCAGGCATTCATGTCTCATCTGTGCCTACTGGGGTTCCTGAATGCAATGTACCTGAACAGTATGCACAGACTCGCTCTACCACTTCATCTGCTGGCTTTGAGTCTAGAGGGTGGGGTAGTCACTGCCCACTATATTCAGGGACTTCTGCAGCAGCACGGGAAATGGACCTTTCAGTTAGAGGTGGTAATGTAAGACCTTTTCAGGTATACATGAATTCAGATTTGATGACAAGACCTCAGAGACAAGCTGGTGGTTATCCTGCAAATCCCTCCGCACCACAGTCCATCGGTGCTACTTATGAAGTAAGCAGACTGATAGCTGAG GTTCGAAATGCCGTAGCACTTGTTCGTAGGGGTCGCGCTTTACAATTTGAG GATGTTATGGTTATTGACCCTTCAGTTTTATATGGTGTACCTGAGGAGGATGATATGCATGAAGACATGCGTCTTGATGTAGATAACATGTCTTATGAG GAATTACTGGCTTTGGAAGACCACATTGGGAATGTCGGCATTGGATTGAGCGAAGAAGCTATTCTCGCAAATTTGAGGCAGCGAAAATATGAGTTCATCACATTAGAATCTCCTGCAGAGAAAGAACCATGCTGCATTTGTCAG GAGGAATATGTTGATGGAGATGATCTTGGGAAGCTAGATTGTGGGCATGACTTTCACTTCACCTGTGTTAAACAGTGGCTAGTACTGAAGAATTCCTGCCCCATTTGCAAAAAGATGGCCCTGGCTTGTAGAGACACAGATAATTAA
- the LOC132186395 gene encoding E3 ubiquitin-protein ligase MBR2-like isoform X2, which translates to MNGQGSTYNSFPEGLYVDHGLDVNNPGFALNNVFPPDVAVHDSHTGNGWTGQSRSSVNVQNMISFQELLGEDGWLSSADDPDGTGQRFQGRNSGPYIAPFQESTYMFPSDGQVTNEPSILQGVNSGALTQNLDLNALFESNNSDANQDMGAGLSLSLFNPDDVEADQYPPANDSSIPLVISSGLAGYVLEEDDGREGLSSEGRRVSCKRRAPEDAPRLLSLGESSSSGQQAGNSEWEAVPAQGNANSGLNVSTPLIISSNVSQTSSGPGQEESSHRTIRLRRAANPQDSIPSRILSSGTTQDSHLQSHTQPTNFFPFDHFPTSSSAATLPVNATPPEQAFVHTPISLQNLQPSPWDDLTNARPDVSSIPPVYAVNGGDTLQQQNSRNIPRNTLPVPETERGNVAQNPTEINFVNGNSNSQGNVALGSRNGTLSGIHVSSVPTGVPECNVPEQYAQTRSTTSSAGFESRGWGSHCPLYSGTSAAAREMDLSVRGGNVRPFQVYMNSDLMTRPQRQAGGYPANPSAPQSIGATYEVSRLIAEVRNAVALVRRGRALQFEELLALEDHIGNVGIGLSEEAILANLRQRKYEFITLESPAEKEPCCICQEEYVDGDDLGKLDCGHDFHFTCVKQWLVLKNSCPICKKMALACRDTDN; encoded by the exons ATGAATGGTCAAGGTAGCACCTACAACTCATTTCCTGAAGGCCTTTATGTTGACCATGGGCTGGATGTCAACAATCCTGGGTTTGCTCTGAATAATGTGTTTCCTCCCGATGTCGCAGTTCATGATAGCCACACTGGTAATGGCTGGACGGGTCAATCCAGGTCCAGTGTGAACGTCCAAAACATGATCAGTTTTCAGGAATTATTAGGTGAGGATGGATGGCTTTCTTCTGCTGATGATCCTGATGGAACTGGTCAAAGGTTTCAAGGAAGGAATTCTGGGCCATATATTGCTCCTTTTCAAGAGAGCACTTATATGTTCCCGAGTGATGGTCAGGTCACAAATGAGCCATCGATTTTGCAAGGGGTTAATTCTGGTGCTCTCACTCAGAACCTAGACTTAAATGCCTTGTTTGAGAGCAATAACAGTGATGCCAATCAGGATATGGGGGCAGGTTTAAGCCTGAGTCTATTCAATCCTGATGACGTAGAAGCTGATCAATATCCACCGGCCAACGATTCTTCAATTCCACTTGTAATATCTTCTGGACTTGCGGGATATGTGTTGGAAGAAGATGATGGCAGAGAGGGTCTTTCATCAGAGGGTAGGCGAGTATCCTGCAAAAGAAGAGCACCTGAAGATGCTCCTAGACTACTGTCTTTGGGTGAAAGTTCAAGCTCAGGTCAACAAGCTGGAAATTCTGAATGGGAAGCTGTTCCTGCCCAAGGAAATGCCAATAGCGGCTTGAATGTATCAACTCCTTTGATTATTTCTTCAAATGTTAGTCAGACTTCAAGTGGTCCAGGACAAGAAGAAAGTTCCCATAGAACTATTCGTCTGAGGAGAGCTGCAAATCCACAAGATTCTATACCATCTCGTATATTGTCAAGTGGGACCACACAAGATTCTCATCTACAGTCACACACTCAACCAACGAACTTTTTTCCGTTTGATCACTTTCCAACCTCAAGCTCAGCAGCAACATTACCAGTTAATGCAACTCCTCCAGAGCAGGCTTTTGTGCATACACCCATCTCTTTGCAAAATCTGCAGCCTTCCCCATGGGATGATTTGACAAATGCAAGACCTGATGTGTCTTCTATTCCTCCTGTTTATGCTGTCAATGGTGGTGATACTTTGCAGCAACAGAACTCAAGGAACATTCCTAGAAACACCCTGCCTGTTCCTGAAACTGAAAGGGGGAATGTAGCCCAGAATCCAACAGAAATTAACTTTGTCAATGGGAATTCAAACTCTCAGGGAAATGTTGCTTTGGGTTCAAGAAATGGCACTCTTTCAGGCATTCATGTCTCATCTGTGCCTACTGGGGTTCCTGAATGCAATGTACCTGAACAGTATGCACAGACTCGCTCTACCACTTCATCTGCTGGCTTTGAGTCTAGAGGGTGGGGTAGTCACTGCCCACTATATTCAGGGACTTCTGCAGCAGCACGGGAAATGGACCTTTCAGTTAGAGGTGGTAATGTAAGACCTTTTCAGGTATACATGAATTCAGATTTGATGACAAGACCTCAGAGACAAGCTGGTGGTTATCCTGCAAATCCCTCCGCACCACAGTCCATCGGTGCTACTTATGAAGTAAGCAGACTGATAGCTGAG GTTCGAAATGCCGTAGCACTTGTTCGTAGGGGTCGCGCTTTACAATTTGAG GAATTACTGGCTTTGGAAGACCACATTGGGAATGTCGGCATTGGATTGAGCGAAGAAGCTATTCTCGCAAATTTGAGGCAGCGAAAATATGAGTTCATCACATTAGAATCTCCTGCAGAGAAAGAACCATGCTGCATTTGTCAG GAGGAATATGTTGATGGAGATGATCTTGGGAAGCTAGATTGTGGGCATGACTTTCACTTCACCTGTGTTAAACAGTGGCTAGTACTGAAGAATTCCTGCCCCATTTGCAAAAAGATGGCCCTGGCTTGTAGAGACACAGATAATTAA